A window of Callospermophilus lateralis isolate mCalLat2 chromosome 13, mCalLat2.hap1, whole genome shotgun sequence contains these coding sequences:
- the Fcmr gene encoding immunoglobulin mu Fc receptor, whose product MGLWLWSLYFLPVCGALKILPEVKLDGELGGSITIECPLPKINVRMYLCREMVKPAICSTVVSNNFIKKEYDSRVTLKPSLHKNLFLVEMTELTESDSGVYACGVGTHTERGKTQKVTLNVHSEYNPFWEEELISEPPKWFHKFLEQRMPTWLQMVAHASSSESTSKVTTPTQRTDDPPEPHPSPTTPIIHHPQESRAFSVAAAKPSTVLPSTTTSKTSTQEGLLRPPGASYKQHTRLHGQREFNRGSEFGREDQGFHILIPTVLGLLLLALLGLVVKRAIQRKRAFSRRVRRMALRMRALEASQRPREQRPREQRPRSQNIYSACPRRAPESTAAGQRQVPPADPGTSAPSAPPQVLEAPWLHTPSLKTSCEYMSICHQPAVKREDTESNDYINIPSLTHPPSCTPAATP is encoded by the exons TATGTGGGGCTCTGAAGATCCTCCCAGAAGTAAAGCTGGATGGAGAACTGGGTGGATCTATTACCATCGAGTGCCCGCTTCCTAAAATAAACGTGAGGATGTATCTGTGCCGGGAGATGGTGAAACCTGCAATCTGTTCCACGGTGGTATCCAATAACTTCATCAAGAAGGAATATGACAGTCGAGTCACTTTGAAGCCGAGCTTACACAAGAATTTGTTCCTAGTGGAGATGACAGAATTAACCGAAAGTGACAGTGGAGTCTATGCCTGTGGAGTGGGCACGCACACTGAACGGGGAAAGACCCAGAAGGTCACCCTGAATGTCCACAGTG AGTACAATCCATTCTGGGAGGAGGAGCTGATATCTGAGCCTCCAAAATGGTTTCATAAATTTCTGGAGCAGCGGATGCCCACTTGGCTCCAGATGGTTGCACATGCCAGTTCTTCTGAATCCACATCCAAAG TTACCACACCAACCCAAAGGACTGACGACCCTCCAGAGCCCCACCCTTCCCCCACCACACCAATAATTCATCATCCTCAAGAATCCAGAGCATTCTCAGTAGCAGCTGCCAAGCCCTCAACCGTTCTGCCATCCACCACAACATCAAAGACTTCAACTCAGGAGGGGCTGCTCAGGCCCCCAGGGGCCAGCTACAAGCAGCACACTAGGTTGCATGGGCAAAG AGAATTCAACCGTGGCTCAGAGTTTGGAAGGGAGGACCAAGGATTTCACATCCTGATCCCAACTGTCCTGGGTCTTCTCCTGCTGGCCCTTCTGGGGCTGGTGGTAAAAAGAGCGATtcaaaggaagagag CCTTCTCCAGGCGGGTCCGCCGAATGGCGTTGAGGATGCGCGCCCTGGAGGCCTCCCAGCGGCCCCGGGAGCAGCGGCCCCGGGAGCAGCGGCCGCGCTCCCAGAACATCTACAGCGCCTGCCCCCGGCGCGCTCCAGAGTCTACCGCTGCCG GCCAGAGGCAGGTCCCTCCTGCGGATCCTGGAACATCTGCGCCCTCAGCCCCGCCACAG GTGCTTGAAGCTCCCTGGCTCCATACCCCATCTCTGAAGACCAGCTGTGAATATATGAGCATCTGCCACCAGCCTGCTGTCAAGAgggaggacactgagtcaaatgaTTACATCAATATTCCCAGCCTGACTCACCCTCCTAGCTGTACCCCTGCAGCCACACCTTGA